Below is a window of Hyphomonas neptunium ATCC 15444 DNA.
AAGCTTTCGCATGATGGCGGTGAGGGCAAGTTTTGGCGGCTTTCCCCGGCCGGTAAGATGCCTGTAGGTATGATTGAGGTCGGGGTTGAACCGGGCGGCGGCGAGGGCTGGCATATAGAGTGAACGCCGGACATGGGCGCGGCCGCCCTGCACGAACGCCTTGCCGGTCCACTTGCCTGACTGGCGGGTTCGCGGCGCGGTTCCCGAGAGGGCGCTGGCGGCTGGGTTACCGAGGTCGCCCAGCTCCGGCATGCCGGTCAGGAGGGCAAAGGCAGAGCGTTCGGCGATACCGGGGATCGAGATGAGGATGTCCCGCTTGCGGGCAAGCTCGGGGTCAGCCTCGATGAGCGCCTGCATGGCCTGCTCGATCTGTGTGATCTGGCGGTCAATGGCTGCCAGCCTCTGGCGCAACTGGCGTTTCAAAAGCGGCAGGGTGAGCGTTCCGGCGCGGTTCTTCGCCGCCGTCCTGTCCTTGACGAGGGCCGCTCGCATCATGTGCAACTCTTTGAGATCACTCGCTGTTTTTGACGGCGCGGCGCGCGCGGCTGGCTCCAGAACAGCCCCCATCCGGGCCAGCATGGCGGCGTCGATCCGGTCAGTCTTGGCGCTCTGGCCAATTGCCTCTGCAAACCTCCGGGCCCGGGCCGGATTGACCTTGCACAGAGCAAGGCCTGCCTCGCCCATCGCGCGCTCAAAGGCTCGGTGGTAGGCTCCGCTTGCCTCAAAGACGAGGCGGGCGACCGGCCGGCCCGCGACCCAGCCGAGGACCGTGCGATAGCCGGCGGCATCGTTTGTGAACTGACGGTGCAACCCGTCAGGATGAAGGTGGACATCAAGAGTGTCTTTTGAAACATCCACGCCGATGGTAATCAGTGTCATCTTTCCTGCCTCTGCTTGTCATGCGGGCCTCAAAGCCCCTGTATCCGTTCAGGCCGATGGGAAAGACGAGGGCGACCTCACTCAGGAACGGCGCCCAGGCGCCTGCGAAGTCACGGTCCCACCCTCGCCGCTGACGGGAGCGGTAACTCCCGTCAGCGGTTCCAGTCTGACCAGATCAGACGCAAATGCCATAAGACAAGCGAAGTCGAAGGATGCGCCAAACAGCACAGCGCTAGCCCCGGCTCGTCCTTCGACGCTCCTCCTGAGCCAGACGAAGGACGCTCAGGATGAGCCGTTCGATAGCACAGCGCATCCAGATCAGATCAAATAACCCCCCGCGCTTTCAGCGCCGCTGCTTCTTCCGCGCTCATCCCCGTCTCCCGCGCAATCTCCTCCGAATGCTCGCCATAGGCCGCCAGCTTCGGATTAGGTTGCGGCGGCTCCTTCGCAAAGCGGATCGGCGGGCCAACATGCCGGTTGCCGTCGCCATCGGCGAACACCATCCCGCGCTCTGCCGTGAACGGATCATCAAACGCGGCTTTCAGATCACGCACCACCGCCCAGCAGCAATCCACCGGCTGAAGAAATGCCTCCCAATAGGCCAGCGTCTCGCTCGCAAACGTCTCGCGGAAATAGACCTTCAGTGGCTCCTGCTCATCCCCCGGCGGTATCTTCGCATAGGGCAGCAGATCAACGCGCCCCAAAGCGGTCAGCAGATTCTCCGCAAACTTCACTTCCGATCCGCCGATCACGACAAATCCGTCATCGGAGGTTCTGTAGATCGAGTTCATCGCCGCGCCGCCAAAGCTGCGCATCTGTTTCGGCTTCGGCGCCTCGCCCTTGCCAAACACCGGCCCCAGCACATTCGGCGTCCAGGCAATCGCCGCGTCATACATCGACATGTCGATATAATCGCCCTCGCCCGTCTGCGTGCGCCGGTAAAGCGCCATCAGGATCGCAGACAGCGCCATCAGCGAGGCCGACGCATCGGCAAACGGCACGGGCGGGGGCGCCGGCTGCCCATCGCTGAGGCCCCGCCCCAGATCCATCAGCCCCGTCATCGCCTGCACCACGAGGTCATGCGCGGGCTTCTGCACATGCTGCCCGGTCTGCCCGAAGGCGGAAATCGAGCAGTAAACGATCTTGGGGTTGCGCGCCGAAACTGCCTCATAGCCAACGCCCAGCCGCTTCACCACGCCCGGCCGGAACGCCTCGACAAACACATCCGCCTGCTCGGCCAGCTTCAGCAGCAGCTCGACACCGGCTGGGTCTTTCAGGTTCAGTTTCAGGCTCCGCTTGCCCCGCGCCACATTGCGGAACCACACCGTATTGCCGTCCGGCGTCGTCTCGCCGATCTCCCGCACCGGCTCGCCCAGCCCATTGGCCGGCTCCACCATGATCACGTCCGCGCCATGGTCGGCCATCATCATCGTCATATGCGGCCCCGGCAAAAACGCCGAGAGATCGAGAACTTTGAGACCGTCGAGTTTCATGCGCGTTCCTTCTTAAAGGTTCATCTGAGACTGGGTGGTCAACGCGACCAGCTTGCCCGCCTCCGTTTCGATGCGCGTCTGCCAGACCTGAAGCCTGCGGCCAACACTTACAGGTGCGGCAGTTGCTCTCAGAACCGTCCCCACCGGCGCGCCTGAGATCAGGTTCGTCTTGCTCTCGGTCGTCGTCGTCATTTTGGACTCAGCCGGCAGGCTCAGAAACGCCCCGATCGCCCCCACGCAATCGGCCAGCGTCATCAGGAACCCGCCATGCGCAATCCCGCCCGCCGTGCAGTGCTCGGGCCCCACGGTCACCTGTCCGATAACCGCCTCCTTGTCCGCACGTGTCAGCGTCAGCCCGATGGCTTTCGCAAAGGGCATCGAAGCTTCCATCGCCTTCAGGGCTGCGTCGCTCATAGGTGTCTCCTGCGTGTCCGAAAGTGTCCTGGTTTGTCCCGAACTGTCCCAAAGTGTCCCGGAACTGTCCTGATCTGTCCAGCCAGTGACGCGCCTCGTCATGCAGCTGCACGGGAACTATAACCCTGCAAAACTGTTGGATAAGTCCCTGCCGGAGATGCCCCATGCCCTTGAAACTCAAAGATTCCTCGCTCCTCAAAAGTGAGGCCTTCATCGGCGGCGCCTGGCGCGCGGCCACATCTGGCGAAACTTTCGAAGTTACAAACCCCGCCACCGGCGAAACTCTGATTTCCGTCCCCAAAATGGGCGCCGACGAAACCCGCGAAGCTATCGACGCCGCCGCCAAAGCCTTCCCCGAATGGGCAGCCCTCCTCGCCGAAAAACGCTCCGCCATCCTGCGCCAGTGGTTTGATCTTCTTATGGAAAATCAGGCCGACCTCGCCGCCCTCATGACCGCCGAGCAAGGCAAATCCCTCACCGAATCCAAAGGCGAAATCGCCTACGCCGCCTCCTTCATCGAATGGTTCAGCCAGGAAGCCCGCCGCACTTATGGCGACATCATCCCCAGCCACACCCCCACCGCCCGCATCCTCGTCACCCACGAACCTGTCGGCGTTACAGCCGCCATCACGCCCTGGAACTTCCCCGCCGCCATGATCGCCCGCAAGGCCGCTGCAGCCCTCTCAGTGGGCTGCACGATGGTCGTAAAGCCCGCCTCCGCCACGCCGCTGACCGCCCTCGCCATGGCCGTCCTGGCCGAGCGGGCCGGCATCCCTGCTGGCGTCCTCTCGGTCATCACCGGCTCTGCCGGAGACATCGGCGGCGAGCTCACCAGCAATCCCAAAGTCCGCAAGGTCAGCTTCACCGGCTCCACAGAGACCGGCAAAAAGCTGATGCAGCAAAGCGCTTCCACCCTGAAACGCCTCAGCCTGGAACTGGGCGGCAACGCGCCCTTCCTCGTCTTCGATGACGCCGACCTCGACGCCGCCGTGGAAGGCGCCATCGCCTCCAAATTCCGCAACTCCGGCCAAACCTGCGTCTGCGCCAACCGCTTTCTGGTTCAGGACAGCATCTACGATGCCTTCGCCGAAAAACTCCAGAAAGCCGTGTCAAAACTGAAGGTTGGCAACGGCATGGACGAGGGCGTCGACCAGGGCCCCCTCATCAACGACGACGCCGTGGAAACCGTCAAAGCTCACATCGAAGACGCCGTCACCAAAGGCGCCCGCATCGCGCTGGGCGGCAAGCCCCACGCCCTCGGCGGCACCTTCTTCGAGCCGACGATCCTCCTGGACGTCCCCAAAACAGCCCGCCTCGCCAGAGAAGAAACCTTCGGCCCTGTCGCCGCCCTCTTCCGCTTCACCGATGAAGCCGAAGCCATCGCCATGGCCAACGACACCGAGTTCGGCCTCGCCGCCTACGCCTATACGAAAGACCTCGCCCGCGCCTTCCGCGTCTCCGCCGCGCTCGACTACGGCATCGTCGGCATGAATGAGGGGCTGATCTCCACTGCCATCGCCCCCTTTGGAGGCCGCAAGGAAAGCGGCTTCGGCCGCGAAGGCTCAAAGTATGGCGTCAGCGATTATCTCGACATCAAATACACGCTGATGGGCGGCCTCGGCTGAGGCCCGGCCTCAGAAAGAATACCGGCTCGGCGAAACCCCAAACGCGCGCTGAAACATCGCGCAGAACGCGCTGGCGCTGTCATAGCCCACATCCATAGCCACGCTGGTGACGCTCGATCCGGTGGAAAGCAGCGACAAAGCCTCCAGCAGCCGCACCTGCTGACGCCACAGCGCCACGCCCATGCCGGTCTCCCGCTTGAACGCCCGCGTAAAGCTGCGCCGGCTCATGCCCGCAATATCGGCCCACTGGTCAATGTCGCGCTGGTCAGACGGATGTTCGATAATCTCCCGGCACACCCGCACCAACCGCGGGTCGGTCGGCATCGGCGCGGCATAAGGCACCTTGGGCGAGGCTAGCAGCTCGCTCACCAGCAAGCTGACAATCTGTCCCTCGCGCCCCTGAAGGTCATAATCATGCTCAAACTGCGTGACCTCAAGGATCAGCGCCCGGAGCAGCTGTCCCACCTCGACGATATGACAGTCCGGATCATCCCGCTCATATCTCGGATCAATGTAGAGCGTGCGCAGCGATACCGGCCCCCGGCAGGAAACTTCATGCTGAACCTGGCTGGGAATCCACACTGCGCGCTGCGGCGGTATCACAAAGCTCGTCTTGTCGGTCACCACCGACATCACGCCGGAACACGCATAAAGCAGCTGGATGCGCTCATGCGAATGCGCCGTATCCACAAAGCCGGACGGGTATTCATCCGCCAGGGCGACCACGGGGCGGCGGCTCAAATCGAGTTGGTGAGTGCTTTTCATCCTGTCCTCTCGGGACTTGTGTAACACCCGCAAATGATGCCACCGTCCGCCCATGTGACAAGATCATGACTGATCGAGTGGCCCAAATCAGCAAAAATATGACCTGTTAGAATGCCGTGGGCCAAAATTGGGGCGCCCACTGCCCAATGCCTGATCGAAAAATCCATCCGCTGGCGATTCCCGCCACCAGCGGATGGCGTTGGCCGTTAATGGCTGAGGGAGAGGCTGATCCCGGCCGAAATCCCGGAACTGCGGAAGGCCGTCACCTCGCCCCCATTGATCCGGCGCGCAAAAGCGTCTTCGTCTGAAACGTCAGCCCGCGCAAAGAACCCGAACTCGGCAAACTCCGCCGCAGGCCGCGAGGCTCCAATCTCGACGCCGCCATAGGAGCGATGGGCAGAGCCATCACCGGGATGAACGAAGCCGGCCCGGCCAAGCGCGTAAACGGTCCAGAGGCCCGCCTCCCATTCCGGCCCGGCGGCGATCTCCAGCCCCCAGTCTTCAAGATCGGCGTCATAGAAACCGACGAGCGTGGGCGCATAGGGCGCGTCCAGCGTCACCGCGCCGGCGAGCTCCAGGCTCGATTCAGCCTCCTCTCCCGGAAAGGTCAGCCAGTTGGCGGAAACATCTGCGCTATAGCCTGTCCCGGCCCAAGCAACGCCAAGCGTAAAATCGGCTTCATCATCGAAGGCTTCCTGCTCATCGCCTACAGGCAACAGGCGATAGAATGCTCCGTAGACGGTTGCTTCTTTGACATCGACCTCAATGCCCACCCCGAATTCCAACACCTCGCGGCCGATCTGTTCGCCACGGTCATGCAGCGCCGAGACAGCGGCAACATCCATGAACAGATGTGGTTCATGCGCTTCCGCAATAAGCGGCGGTAGGGAAGTCAGGGTAATCACAGACAATAGTGTGCGTGTAAGGGTCACTTGCGTTCCTCCTGGAGACAATTTTTCTACAATTTTCTGGGGCGGTGGCGGCCGCCTCAGTGGTTCACTGTCGCTTGCGCTTCAGTGAGTGTCCCTGGCTGATAGAGCCGCCCGTTTTTCATCACATACCGGATGTCGAGCGTGTTCTTTATATCCGCCAGCGGATTGGTATTGAGGATTACAAGATCCGCAAATTTTCCTGTTTCGAGACTGCCCAAAGCATGGTCTCGCGAAATCGTTTGTGCGCTGCCCATCGTGGCGGCCCACAAGGCTTCGCCGGGCGTCCAGCCGCTCTCGACATACGCCTGCAATTCCCATTGCGTGCCCAGGCCCGGAATGTCGCCATGCGCGCCAAGCCCCACCACGCCGCCCGCTTGGTGCACGCTCAGCGCGCCTGCGCCCACAACGCCATAGGTATAATCGCACAGCGGCGCGGCAGGCACATTCTGAAACCGCATCTCGCGGAACCATTCAGGCACGAAATCGGCATATTTCTGATTGTTGAAGGCGTCATCGCGCGCCATGAAAACCCGGTCCGCCGGCAGGCCGCCATGCGTGATCATCAGCGTCAGCGTGCCGCTTGTGCCGCTCCTGGCGGACAGATCGACAAAATCCTTATGCGGACCTATCGGCGGCGTCGCATGCTCAACGCCCGAAAAGCCGTCGAGAATTCCGGTCAGGGAAAATCTGTAGGACAGCGCGCCTTCCGTGGTCGCCGACAATCCCAGCTCATTGGCCGCTTCGGCCACCCACTGGCGCACCCGGCGATTGCCGGTGCGATACTGTTTCAGGTTCGAGAGGCGGTAATAATCACTGTAACGCCGCAGAACGGAGACAACTTCGCCCTTGGACCGGAAATCATTGAAATCGAAAATCGCCGGGCCGGTTGTGTAAAGCCGGGGCCCCACAACATCGCCCGCCTCGATCAAATCCTGATAGGTCAGCATGTCGATCGACAGGGATGACGGATCAAACAGCGTCGTGATGCCAAAGGCCAGATTTGTCTTCAGGCCCCAGACATCAAAATCAAGCACATCGCGGCGAATATCGGCCACATGATAGTGCGCATCAATCAGTCCAGGAATAATATAGGCGCCCGAAACATCAACGACTGAAACACCGCTCCCCGCCAAAATTTCACCAGAAGGCGCAATTCTCGCGATGCGGCCATTCTCGATCAGAATATCAGAGTTCGCGAGCACAGCCTCCGGCGACGCGCGGTCAGTCATCGCAATGACGTTCGCCCCGGTCAGAAGCACCCGGCCTAATGGTTCATCGCGCTGCGCCGTAACCTCAATATCCGTGCGGCGCGACGCTGTCTCCGCGCTACCCCGTTCAAACACCACCTCGTCCAGCCGCACACGCTTCAGCGCTGCGCCCAGCGCCCAGTAAATCTCCTGCCCGTCCTCGCTCCAGCCGAAATAGTCCGCGCCGATGTCCGTCAGCTGAACATGCGCGCCGCTGGGGTTGGAAAGATCAAACGTCTCCCCTGCCGAGCCGAGACGATAAAGATGCAGCTGATGGGCAATCTGCGCCAGCGCCCACTGCCCGTCCGGCGAAACGCGCAGATCATCCGCCGCCGCAGGCCCTTCAGAAAAATACCAGCCAGGGCCAACAGCCTGCGTCACCACCCGGCGCGCGCCATCGGCCAGCGAAACCGCTTCGACGCCCTTGCCGGTATTGATCAATACCTCGCCCGGATCAGCCGCAAAATGTGGCGTCCCGCCCATCCGCCCCGCCGCCAACACGCGCGACGGCGCGCCATCCAGCGGCATCACCACCAGCTCAGCCTCGCGCCACTGGCCATATTCCATATACGTCCGCCGCCGCGTCTCCGCCGGCGAGCGCACCACCACAATCGCGCTGCCATCGGGCGTAAACACAGGATGGGTATAAAAGGCCGTTTCTGCACTGATCTTGCGGGCCGGTCCGTCCGCCTGCGGCGCAATCCAGACGTCCCCGCCTGCCGCCTTCGTCCAGCTTACAAAGGCCAGCGCGGCACCATCGGCAGACCAGGACGGATGATACCCCGTCTCGCCTTCGCCGCGCACCAGACGCGGCGCGCCGCCCTCCAGCGCCTGCACATACAGCCGCCCCAGCGCCGTAAAGACCAGCGCCGCACCGTCTGGCGACAGCTCAGGCGACTGGATCAGCCGCGCCCGCACGGCCCCGCCTTCGATACGCGCGGGGTGCCGCCCCAGCGGCCCGAGATCCTGCGACACATCTGCCGTAAACGGAACAGGTTCAGCTGCCCCGCCGTCCAGCGCAATCCGGTCAATCCGCCCCTGCCGGTTCACATACAGCGCCTTGCCATCAGCGGAAAAATCATAGCGCGCAATCGCGTCATGCGTCAGCGATGCAAGCACCGCGTCCGGGTCAACCTCGCCAAGCGTGCGAACCGCGCCGCTTTCAAGGTGCATCACCTTCAACAGCGTGACGCCCTCCCGGCGCTCCCCGAACACCAGCGACTGCCCATCCGGCGAGACGGCCGGCCGAAAGCGTGGCACCACGCTCTCTCCAGCCGCGCCAGCGGGCAGCACCGCCGCCTCTTCGCCCGTTACCGGATCAATCCGCACGATGCCCCAGGCCGCCAGCGCGTTGAATGCCGGGTCACCCTCCTTCAACGAGGCCAGATAGATCGCGCCACCATCTGCCGAATACCGCGCGCCGAGCGAACTGGTACTGACCGCGCTGCCATCCCCACCCTGCGTCGCGCGCAGCACTTCGCCCATATCGCCCGCCACCGGCCGGAACCGCCACAGCTCATAGGCATTCCGGTCAGCCCAATAGCGGGTCACCAGAATGCTCTTCCCGTCCGGTGCCCATTCAGGCGACACGAAAACAGGATTGTCGTCATACAGACTGATCTGGCGAGGATTTCCGCCATCGGCGTCCATCAGCCAGAGATTCTCCGCGCCAGACCGGTCACTGACAAACAGGACCGCCTTGCCATCGGGCGACCAGACCGGCTGGCTGTCCATCGCCATGCCGGATGTCAACCGCGCAGCTTTTCCGCCGCTCACAGGCAGCGTGTAGATATCGCCCAGCATGTCAAACACCAGAACGTCGCCCGCAGGCGAAACATCCAGCGACAACAGCGAGCCTTCATCGGTTTCAAAGGAAATATTGCGCGCCGCCTGCATTGGCAGCGTCTGGCCGGGCTTGCCCAGAGGCATGTCCCGTTTGCCGGTAATTCCCGCCGTATAGGCGACAGCTACCTCAGGTATGGTATCTGCCTCCTGCGCAGGCGTCGCGCAGGAGGACAGACCAAGGACGAGCGCCGCGGCCATCAGGCGTACACGGAACGAAGCGGCGTTCCGGTCTCCCTCAGGCTTCAAGCAAACCATGCGGCACCCATCCAGATTGCAGATCAGAACTTGCGCGTCACCGAAGCAATGACCTGGCGGCCGGCGCCATAGGTGCAGTTCGAAGTGCTGGCACAGCGCGCCACATACTCATCGTCCAGAAGGTTCGAGCTGTTGATGGCAAAGCGCCATTTTTCAGTGTCGTACCGGATGCTGGCATCGAACAGGAACAACTCATCGCTGTTATAAACTACCGGGTTGAACGCGCTTGGCAGGCTGCCTGCGCTTTCGCTGCTGTAACGCACGCCCACATTGTAGCCGAGCCCACGGAAGCTTCCGCCCTGAACGGTATAATCGACCAGGAAAGAGAACTTGTGTTCCGGCGTGACCGGCAGCGGCTGACCAATTTCGAGCGGCGTGTTGCTGTCTTTGATCTCGCTGTCCGTGAAACTATAAGATCCGTTCAAGGACAGAGCATCATCGATGCGCGCAACGAACTCGAATTCAGCGCCCGATACTTCGACTTCACCGAGCTGAATGCCAAACACGGGCGTAGAAAGGCTTGAAGAGGTCGCGACCACGTCCTCCTGCAGGATATTGAAAACAGCTGCAGAGGCGAAGATATCGAAACCGTCTCTGAGATTGCTCCCATCATACTTCACACCCGCTTCTACTTGTGTGCCGATCGTCGGGTCGAAAGCATCCCCATTTATATCTGCCCCCAGCACAGGCTCAAACGATGTCGCGTAGCTGATATAGGGAGACACGCCGCTATCAAGAAGATAGTTTGCGCCGATCCGGTAGGTGAATTTCTCCTGATCTGAACTCGTTGACGGAGCGGGCGAACCAAATGGCGTGAACGCTTGTAGATACTCACTTTCGACCTTGTCGAAGCGACCACTCGCCAGCAGGAGAAGCTTGCCGAACTTTATCTGGTCTTGGGCATAAATGCCGAGCTGCGTCGCTTCCTGCTCATTGAAGCGGGTCGTTATACCGGGGCTGATATTCGGCACCTGATTGTATACCGGATCAAAGAGATCAATCGAGCTGGCGCCCGTGAAGCCATAGCCGGCATTGTTGTCGACATTGCGGTAATCAAGCCCAACCAGGAAGCGATGCGTGATGCTTCCTGACGTCAAATCGCCCGACAAACGTGTATCAATCGCAAGGTTGGAGACATCCTCCTGGTAGGGAGAGTTTCCGCGCGTGACGGTGCGATTGTCCGCAAGAAGCCCGGTTCCGTAGATGACGTCCCGGTACTCGGCATAATCGGTATATTTCAGGTTCGCATCAAACTGCAAAGCCTCGCTGAAGCTATGCGTGAATTCAAAGCCAACGCCGTACTGATCACGCTCATAGAAGTTGAAGTCTGGCTCACCCAGGTTCACCGAAGGATCAACCTTCCCAAGCGGGTTGGGCAGAAGCGTTCCGAAGATTGGAAGGAAGCCGTTGGTGTCGCCATCAACCTGATCGTCCTGATAATAGCCAAGCAGATCGAGTTCGGTTTGAGGGCCAAGTTTGATGTTGAGAGCTGGCGCAACAAGATAGCGCTGCGCTTCAACGAAATCCCGCTCCGCTTCCCGGTCGCGCGCCAGAACCGTCAGGCGCCCGCTGATCGTATCGGTCAGCGCCGTCGTTCCGGTCGCGGCGATTTGTTTGTAATCGTCCGTGCCATACTGAAGCGTAACTTCGCCGCTGGTCTCGGCCTCGGCGCGTCGGCTCGTCTGGTTGTAGATGCCTCCGGGAGGCGCGCTCCCATACAGAACCGAGGCTGGGCCTTTCAGAATGTCGAGCGTTTCGAACGCATAGAGATCAACACCCGTAGACCGGATAGACGTGGAAACAGGTGTGGCCAGACCGTCAACAAACTGACGCGGCGTGAAGCCACGAATTGAAATAAAATCGAAACGCAGATCCGGGCCATAGTTTTCACCTGACACACCGGCAACGTAACGAACGGCCTGCTGCGCATCGATGAAGTTCAGAAGGTCGATCTGGTCCCGCGTGATCACGGAGATGGATTGCGGTGTTTCCACAAGGGGGATACCCGATTTCGTTGCCGTCAGAGAACTTGTCGGAACATATTCAGGCGCAATGACAATCACGGCCTCCTGAACACTGTCCGCGTCCTCTTCCTGGGCCAGCGCCACTGGCGCCAATACCGAGAGACCGGCCGCCGCGCTGAGAAGCGTCGCCTTGAAGAAGTTTCCTGTTGCCGATTGGCGTTGTGTTTGCACCATGACTTGCACCCCTGCTGCGTCTTGGTTCGCCCAATGCGAACTGATGGAGTTGATAACATTTCACAGAAAGTAAGTATTTCGGCTTCGGGTCTGGAACTGTCCCTATTTGGCCAATCTGTGCCGGCCAGTGTTCCGCGCTGGCCTGGCGGACCCGATCGAGGTATTTTTAGACCCGGCGCGTTATGGCTGTTCCGCCCCCTCCCCCCTATCGTTCCGATTGAATAATAGCGGGAGGGGCCTCTCATGGCGAGCGCGGCAACCAAGAATACATGGCTGATACTGCACCGTTGGTTCGGCATCATAACGGCGCTGTTCCTGTTCATCGCCGCCATCACCGGCAGCGTACTGA
It encodes the following:
- a CDS encoding IS110-like element ISHne5 family transposase — encoded protein: MTLITIGVDVSKDTLDVHLHPDGLHRQFTNDAAGYRTVLGWVAGRPVARLVFEASGAYHRAFERAMGEAGLALCKVNPARARRFAEAIGQSAKTDRIDAAMLARMGAVLEPAARAAPSKTASDLKELHMMRAALVKDRTAAKNRAGTLTLPLLKRQLRQRLAAIDRQITQIEQAMQALIEADPELARKRDILISIPGIAERSAFALLTGMPELGDLGNPAASALSGTAPRTRQSGKWTGKAFVQGGRAHVRRSLYMPALAAARFNPDLNHTYRHLTGRGKPPKLALTAIMRKLIILANTLIRENRKWTPKPN
- a CDS encoding CaiB/BaiF CoA transferase family protein, whose amino-acid sequence is MKLDGLKVLDLSAFLPGPHMTMMMADHGADVIMVEPANGLGEPVREIGETTPDGNTVWFRNVARGKRSLKLNLKDPAGVELLLKLAEQADVFVEAFRPGVVKRLGVGYEAVSARNPKIVYCSISAFGQTGQHVQKPAHDLVVQAMTGLMDLGRGLSDGQPAPPPVPFADASASLMALSAILMALYRRTQTGEGDYIDMSMYDAAIAWTPNVLGPVFGKGEAPKPKQMRSFGGAAMNSIYRTSDDGFVVIGGSEVKFAENLLTALGRVDLLPYAKIPPGDEQEPLKVYFRETFASETLAYWEAFLQPVDCCWAVVRDLKAAFDDPFTAERGMVFADGDGNRHVGPPIRFAKEPPQPNPKLAAYGEHSEEIARETGMSAEEAAALKARGVI
- a CDS encoding PaaI family thioesterase yields the protein MSDAALKAMEASMPFAKAIGLTLTRADKEAVIGQVTVGPEHCTAGGIAHGGFLMTLADCVGAIGAFLSLPAESKMTTTTESKTNLISGAPVGTVLRATAAPVSVGRRLQVWQTRIETEAGKLVALTTQSQMNL
- a CDS encoding NAD-dependent succinate-semialdehyde dehydrogenase is translated as MKLKDSSLLKSEAFIGGAWRAATSGETFEVTNPATGETLISVPKMGADETREAIDAAAKAFPEWAALLAEKRSAILRQWFDLLMENQADLAALMTAEQGKSLTESKGEIAYAASFIEWFSQEARRTYGDIIPSHTPTARILVTHEPVGVTAAITPWNFPAAMIARKAAAALSVGCTMVVKPASATPLTALAMAVLAERAGIPAGVLSVITGSAGDIGGELTSNPKVRKVSFTGSTETGKKLMQQSASTLKRLSLELGGNAPFLVFDDADLDAAVEGAIASKFRNSGQTCVCANRFLVQDSIYDAFAEKLQKAVSKLKVGNGMDEGVDQGPLINDDAVETVKAHIEDAVTKGARIALGGKPHALGGTFFEPTILLDVPKTARLAREETFGPVAALFRFTDEAEAIAMANDTEFGLAAYAYTKDLARAFRVSAALDYGIVGMNEGLISTAIAPFGGRKESGFGREGSKYGVSDYLDIKYTLMGGLG
- a CDS encoding AraC family transcriptional regulator; translated protein: MKSTHQLDLSRRPVVALADEYPSGFVDTAHSHERIQLLYACSGVMSVVTDKTSFVIPPQRAVWIPSQVQHEVSCRGPVSLRTLYIDPRYERDDPDCHIVEVGQLLRALILEVTQFEHDYDLQGREGQIVSLLVSELLASPKVPYAAPMPTDPRLVRVCREIIEHPSDQRDIDQWADIAGMSRRSFTRAFKRETGMGVALWRQQVRLLEALSLLSTGSSVTSVAMDVGYDSASAFCAMFQRAFGVSPSRYSF
- a CDS encoding amidohydrolase family protein, encoding MVCLKPEGDRNAASFRVRLMAAALVLGLSSCATPAQEADTIPEVAVAYTAGITGKRDMPLGKPGQTLPMQAARNISFETDEGSLLSLDVSPAGDVLVFDMLGDIYTLPVSGGKAARLTSGMAMDSQPVWSPDGKAVLFVSDRSGAENLWLMDADGGNPRQISLYDDNPVFVSPEWAPDGKSILVTRYWADRNAYELWRFRPVAGDMGEVLRATQGGDGSAVSTSSLGARYSADGGAIYLASLKEGDPAFNALAAWGIVRIDPVTGEEAAVLPAGAAGESVVPRFRPAVSPDGQSLVFGERREGVTLLKVMHLESGAVRTLGEVDPDAVLASLTHDAIARYDFSADGKALYVNRQGRIDRIALDGGAAEPVPFTADVSQDLGPLGRHPARIEGGAVRARLIQSPELSPDGAALVFTALGRLYVQALEGGAPRLVRGEGETGYHPSWSADGAALAFVSWTKAAGGDVWIAPQADGPARKISAETAFYTHPVFTPDGSAIVVVRSPAETRRRTYMEYGQWREAELVVMPLDGAPSRVLAAGRMGGTPHFAADPGEVLINTGKGVEAVSLADGARRVVTQAVGPGWYFSEGPAAADDLRVSPDGQWALAQIAHQLHLYRLGSAGETFDLSNPSGAHVQLTDIGADYFGWSEDGQEIYWALGAALKRVRLDEVVFERGSAETASRRTDIEVTAQRDEPLGRVLLTGANVIAMTDRASPEAVLANSDILIENGRIARIAPSGEILAGSGVSVVDVSGAYIIPGLIDAHYHVADIRRDVLDFDVWGLKTNLAFGITTLFDPSSLSIDMLTYQDLIEAGDVVGPRLYTTGPAIFDFNDFRSKGEVVSVLRRYSDYYRLSNLKQYRTGNRRVRQWVAEAANELGLSATTEGALSYRFSLTGILDGFSGVEHATPPIGPHKDFVDLSARSGTSGTLTLMITHGGLPADRVFMARDDAFNNQKYADFVPEWFREMRFQNVPAAPLCDYTYGVVGAGALSVHQAGGVVGLGAHGDIPGLGTQWELQAYVESGWTPGEALWAATMGSAQTISRDHALGSLETGKFADLVILNTNPLADIKNTLDIRYVMKNGRLYQPGTLTEAQATVNH
- a CDS encoding TonB-dependent siderophore receptor, producing MVQTQRQSATGNFFKATLLSAAAGLSVLAPVALAQEEDADSVQEAVIVIAPEYVPTSSLTATKSGIPLVETPQSISVITRDQIDLLNFIDAQQAVRYVAGVSGENYGPDLRFDFISIRGFTPRQFVDGLATPVSTSIRSTGVDLYAFETLDILKGPASVLYGSAPPGGIYNQTSRRAEAETSGEVTLQYGTDDYKQIAATGTTALTDTISGRLTVLARDREAERDFVEAQRYLVAPALNIKLGPQTELDLLGYYQDDQVDGDTNGFLPIFGTLLPNPLGKVDPSVNLGEPDFNFYERDQYGVGFEFTHSFSEALQFDANLKYTDYAEYRDVIYGTGLLADNRTVTRGNSPYQEDVSNLAIDTRLSGDLTSGSITHRFLVGLDYRNVDNNAGYGFTGASSIDLFDPVYNQVPNISPGITTRFNEQEATQLGIYAQDQIKFGKLLLLASGRFDKVESEYLQAFTPFGSPAPSTSSDQEKFTYRIGANYLLDSGVSPYISYATSFEPVLGADINGDAFDPTIGTQVEAGVKYDGSNLRDGFDIFASAAVFNILQEDVVATSSSLSTPVFGIQLGEVEVSGAEFEFVARIDDALSLNGSYSFTDSEIKDSNTPLEIGQPLPVTPEHKFSFLVDYTVQGGSFRGLGYNVGVRYSSESAGSLPSAFNPVVYNSDELFLFDASIRYDTEKWRFAINSSNLLDDEYVARCASTSNCTYGAGRQVIASVTRKF